One stretch of Sinomonas terrae DNA includes these proteins:
- a CDS encoding acyl-CoA thioesterase, which produces MTQPESNTVTLRFLAAPTDVGHSGSVDAGTVLEWVDKAAYAAAVGWSKTYAVTAYVGNIHFADPVNVGDMVEVTATIVYTGRSSMHISTVVSSGDPRGGTPTMRSQCLVIFVAVGTDGKPVEVPKFVPSTDAEREAEAHAVARIEVRDEIVESMGRQVYTEAGTAERVVLRFLAAPTDVNWGGKVHGGTVMKWIDEAAYVCSARYSGQDTVAVFSGGVRFYRPLLIGDVVEVEARLVYTGNKGMHIAVHVRSGSPKGGELHLTTYCLTVMVARDENGTARSVRPWVPVSDEDRRLWAHARELLEIRGRAPGNRLPNHLLETGS; this is translated from the coding sequence GTGACCCAGCCTGAGAGCAACACAGTCACCCTGCGCTTCCTGGCCGCGCCGACCGACGTCGGGCATTCCGGCTCGGTCGATGCCGGAACCGTCCTCGAGTGGGTCGACAAGGCCGCCTACGCAGCCGCCGTCGGCTGGTCGAAGACGTACGCCGTGACCGCCTACGTCGGCAACATCCACTTCGCGGATCCCGTGAACGTGGGCGACATGGTCGAGGTCACGGCCACGATCGTGTACACCGGCCGCTCGTCCATGCACATCAGCACTGTCGTCTCCTCGGGCGATCCGAGGGGCGGCACGCCGACGATGCGCAGCCAGTGCCTCGTGATCTTCGTAGCCGTCGGGACTGACGGGAAGCCTGTCGAGGTGCCGAAGTTCGTGCCGAGCACGGACGCGGAGCGGGAGGCCGAGGCGCACGCGGTCGCTCGGATCGAGGTCCGCGACGAGATCGTCGAATCAATGGGCCGCCAGGTGTACACGGAGGCGGGCACGGCGGAGCGCGTGGTCCTGCGCTTCCTCGCTGCTCCGACCGACGTCAACTGGGGCGGCAAGGTCCACGGCGGCACCGTCATGAAGTGGATCGACGAGGCCGCGTACGTGTGCTCGGCGCGGTATTCCGGCCAAGACACGGTGGCAGTGTTCTCGGGCGGTGTCCGGTTCTACCGGCCCCTGCTCATCGGCGACGTGGTCGAGGTCGAGGCGCGTCTCGTCTACACCGGCAACAAGGGCATGCACATTGCTGTCCACGTCCGGTCAGGCAGCCCCAAGGGAGGCGAGCTGCACCTCACGACGTACTGCCTCACCGTCATGGTGGCGCGCGACGAGAACGGCACCGCCCGGTCAGTCAGGCCCTGGGTGCCGGTCTCGGACGAGGACCGGCGGCTGTGGGCGCATGCCCGCGAGCTCCTCGAGATCCGAGGCCGGGCCCCGGGGAACCGCCTTCCGAACCACCTGCTGGAGACCGGATCCTGA
- a CDS encoding cobalamin-independent methionine synthase II family protein — protein MHNTDFIQTTHAGSLPRSPELLAANAAMTENPQNPAAFEELLAGSVKDVVARQREVGITFPNDGEYGHTMSNSVDYGAWWNYSFSRLGGLTPGGVDRWQSTERVRSEPGKIRLTSMRDRRDRVRFDEAYNDPNSFILTGRKAVPQPSVTGPITYTGQDAVRRDIAHLKEALAANGFETGFLPALSPGSASRIANEYYKSDEELVYACADAMREEYKAIVEAGLTVQIDDPSIAENWDMINPEPTVEDYLAFTRLRVEALNYAIRDLPQEQIRFHLCWGSWHGPHTTDLPFADLAQTMLSINAGSYSFEAANVRHEHEWKVWRDLTLPEEKTVVPGVVSHATNVIEHPELVADRIERFAQILGRVHPQIAWAKLEALSEGARLATERLWG, from the coding sequence ATGCACAACACCGACTTCATCCAGACGACGCACGCCGGCTCCCTGCCCCGCTCACCCGAGCTTCTCGCCGCGAACGCAGCGATGACGGAGAACCCGCAGAACCCGGCGGCGTTCGAAGAGCTGCTCGCGGGCTCGGTGAAGGATGTCGTGGCGCGACAGCGCGAGGTGGGCATCACCTTCCCGAACGACGGCGAGTACGGCCACACGATGTCGAACTCCGTTGACTACGGGGCTTGGTGGAACTACTCCTTCTCGCGCCTCGGCGGCCTCACTCCCGGCGGCGTCGACCGGTGGCAGAGCACGGAGAGGGTCCGCTCCGAGCCGGGCAAGATCCGCCTCACGAGCATGCGGGACCGCCGCGACCGGGTGCGCTTCGACGAGGCCTACAACGATCCGAACTCGTTCATCCTCACCGGCCGCAAGGCCGTACCCCAGCCCTCCGTGACGGGCCCCATCACCTACACGGGGCAGGACGCCGTCCGGCGCGACATCGCGCACCTCAAGGAGGCCCTCGCGGCGAACGGCTTCGAGACCGGCTTCCTCCCCGCCCTCTCCCCCGGCTCCGCATCGCGGATTGCGAATGAGTACTACAAGAGCGACGAGGAGCTCGTCTACGCGTGCGCCGACGCGATGCGCGAGGAGTACAAGGCGATCGTCGAGGCCGGCCTCACGGTGCAGATCGATGACCCCTCGATCGCCGAGAACTGGGACATGATCAACCCGGAGCCCACCGTCGAGGACTACCTCGCGTTCACCCGGCTGCGCGTCGAGGCCCTCAACTATGCGATCCGCGACCTGCCTCAGGAGCAGATCCGCTTCCACCTGTGCTGGGGCTCGTGGCACGGCCCGCACACGACCGACCTCCCGTTCGCGGACCTTGCCCAGACGATGCTCTCCATCAATGCCGGCTCCTACTCGTTCGAGGCTGCGAACGTGCGGCACGAGCATGAGTGGAAGGTGTGGCGCGACCTCACGCTGCCCGAGGAGAAGACCGTCGTGCCCGGGGTCGTCTCGCACGCGACGAACGTCATCGAGCACCCCGAGCTCGTCGCGGACCGGATCGAGCGCTTCGCCCAGATCCTCGGCCGCGTGCACCCGCAGATCGCATGGGCGAAGCTCGAGGCGCTCTCCGAAGGCGCGCGCCTCGCCACCGAGCGGCTCTGGGGCTGA
- a CDS encoding acyl-CoA dehydrogenase family protein yields MLEVPLLPQPALASPTSPPAAPPFPDADLLHVVDLLPSGEQRRYHAIRDYLQSVIRPASIEHWNNEAFPHELLPGLADAGLAKLHTDGTSALFKGLVYAEVARADVSLSALVGIHNELILGMIGSLGSPEQKRRWIAPLESFAALGAFALTEPEHGSDIAGGLATTARRDGEGWILNGAKRWIGSGTVADFVLVWARDEEDHEIKGFIVETDRVGFSASKIPHKIGLRIMQNADISLEEVRVPEGNRLPGATRFAHTNELLRDSRAWVGWQAAGIQLAAFDVARAYALGRQQFGRELASFQLVQQQLAEILGNAHASLSLMLEIARLQQEGRLGMAQAAMAKATTTRLARASVALGRSLLGGNGISSDFEMAKLFGDAEVLYTYEGSYEINSLIVGRAVTGKSAFV; encoded by the coding sequence ATGCTCGAAGTTCCACTGCTGCCCCAACCAGCCCTCGCGTCGCCCACCAGCCCGCCCGCGGCCCCGCCGTTCCCCGACGCCGACCTGCTCCACGTCGTCGACCTGCTCCCGTCCGGCGAACAGCGCCGCTACCACGCGATACGGGACTATCTCCAGAGCGTGATCCGGCCCGCGAGCATCGAGCATTGGAACAACGAGGCCTTCCCCCACGAGCTGCTCCCTGGCCTCGCGGACGCCGGACTCGCAAAGCTGCACACGGACGGCACGTCGGCGCTCTTCAAGGGCCTCGTCTACGCCGAGGTTGCACGGGCGGACGTCTCGCTCTCGGCGCTCGTCGGCATCCACAACGAGCTCATCCTCGGCATGATCGGCTCCCTCGGCTCGCCCGAGCAGAAGCGGCGCTGGATCGCCCCGCTCGAGAGCTTCGCCGCGCTCGGCGCGTTCGCGCTCACGGAGCCCGAGCACGGCTCGGACATCGCGGGCGGCCTTGCGACGACGGCCCGGCGCGACGGCGAGGGTTGGATCCTCAACGGCGCGAAGCGCTGGATCGGAAGCGGGACGGTCGCGGACTTCGTGCTCGTCTGGGCCCGCGACGAAGAGGACCACGAGATCAAGGGCTTCATCGTCGAGACCGACCGCGTCGGGTTCAGCGCGAGCAAGATCCCGCACAAGATCGGGCTGCGGATCATGCAGAACGCGGACATCTCGCTCGAAGAGGTGCGCGTGCCCGAGGGGAATCGGCTGCCCGGAGCGACGCGCTTCGCGCACACGAACGAGCTCCTCCGCGACTCGCGTGCGTGGGTTGGCTGGCAGGCGGCCGGAATCCAGCTCGCAGCGTTCGACGTCGCCCGCGCGTACGCGCTCGGCCGGCAGCAGTTCGGGCGCGAGCTCGCCTCGTTCCAGCTCGTGCAGCAGCAGCTCGCCGAGATCCTCGGCAACGCGCACGCCTCGCTCTCGCTCATGCTCGAGATCGCGCGGCTCCAACAGGAAGGCCGCCTCGGGATGGCGCAGGCCGCCATGGCGAAGGCGACGACGACGCGCCTCGCCCGCGCATCCGTTGCCCTCGGCCGGTCTCTGCTCGGCGGCAACGGGATCTCGAGCGACTTCGAGATGGCGAAGCTCTTCGGGGACGCCGAGGTCCTCTATACGTACGAGGGCAGCTACGAGATCAACTCGCTCATCGTCGGGCGGGCCGTGACGGGCAAGTCGGCGTTCGTCTGA
- a CDS encoding AMP-binding protein: MTVTDDFRAARDRLLALREDYAQAHSEFEWPQLAEFNFATDWFDHLAADPERGPQPALVIVEQGGASTRRTFAELAESSRRVASWLREQGVRRGDHMIIMLGNQVELWELILACIRLGAVMIPTTTLMGPRDLQDRVERGAVRWAAVGAAHVGKFDDVAGDYELISVGSSAQPARGADDDGARQGGVVRSVLDYNQTATAGPDFEPDSPTRGDETLLLYFTSGTTSKPKLVEHTHTSYPVGHLSTMYWIGLEPGDVHLNVASPGWAKHAWSNVFAPWLAEATVFIYNYERFDAPALLEQMGREGVTSFCAPPTVWRMLIQSDLTRLATPPRKAVSAGEPLNAEVIEQVERAWGLTIRDGFGQTETTVQVANTPGQPVAAGAMGRPLPGYDVVLVDPATGEEGDDGEICLRLNPRPVGLMAGYHGDPERTAEAFRGGYYHTGDMARRDADGVITYVGRGDDVFKSSDYRLSPFELESVLIEHPAVAEAAVVPSPDPVRLSVPKAFVVLAPGYQAGPELAEEILRYCREHLAPFKRIRRLEFSELPKTISGKIRRVELRHGEEARHSGDFASDGGVEYSEADFPSLKE, encoded by the coding sequence ATGACAGTCACCGACGACTTCCGGGCGGCCCGAGACCGGCTCCTGGCGCTCCGAGAGGATTACGCCCAGGCTCACAGCGAGTTCGAATGGCCGCAGCTCGCAGAATTCAATTTCGCGACCGACTGGTTCGACCACCTCGCCGCCGACCCCGAGCGCGGTCCGCAGCCAGCCCTCGTGATCGTCGAGCAGGGCGGCGCCTCCACGCGGCGGACCTTCGCCGAGCTCGCCGAGAGCTCGCGGCGAGTGGCCTCGTGGCTCCGCGAGCAGGGTGTGCGGCGCGGCGACCACATGATCATCATGCTCGGCAACCAGGTCGAGCTGTGGGAGCTCATCCTCGCGTGCATTCGGCTCGGCGCCGTCATGATCCCCACGACGACCCTCATGGGTCCTCGCGATCTGCAGGACCGCGTCGAGCGCGGCGCCGTGCGATGGGCCGCCGTCGGCGCGGCCCACGTGGGCAAGTTCGACGACGTCGCGGGCGACTACGAGCTCATCAGCGTCGGCAGTTCGGCGCAGCCAGCGAGAGGTGCGGACGACGACGGCGCGCGGCAGGGCGGCGTCGTCCGCTCTGTCCTCGACTACAACCAGACGGCGACAGCGGGCCCCGACTTCGAGCCGGACTCCCCGACCCGCGGCGACGAGACGCTCCTGCTCTACTTCACGTCCGGGACCACGTCGAAGCCCAAGCTCGTCGAGCACACGCACACGTCGTATCCCGTGGGCCACCTCTCCACGATGTACTGGATCGGGCTTGAGCCGGGCGACGTGCACCTCAATGTCGCCTCGCCGGGGTGGGCGAAGCACGCGTGGTCGAACGTCTTCGCGCCGTGGCTCGCCGAGGCCACCGTGTTCATCTACAACTACGAGCGCTTCGACGCGCCCGCTCTCCTCGAGCAGATGGGCCGCGAGGGCGTCACGAGCTTCTGCGCGCCGCCGACGGTCTGGCGCATGCTCATCCAGTCGGACCTCACGCGTCTGGCCACGCCGCCGCGGAAGGCTGTCTCCGCGGGCGAGCCGCTCAACGCCGAGGTCATCGAGCAGGTCGAGCGAGCGTGGGGCCTCACGATCCGCGACGGCTTCGGCCAGACCGAAACCACGGTCCAAGTCGCCAACACACCGGGCCAGCCCGTCGCCGCCGGTGCGATGGGACGGCCGCTCCCGGGCTACGACGTCGTCCTCGTCGATCCCGCAACCGGCGAGGAGGGCGACGACGGCGAGATCTGCCTGCGCCTCAATCCCCGGCCGGTCGGGCTCATGGCGGGGTACCACGGGGACCCCGAGCGGACTGCCGAGGCGTTCCGCGGAGGCTATTACCACACGGGCGACATGGCGCGGCGGGACGCCGACGGCGTCATCACGTACGTCGGCCGGGGCGACGATGTCTTCAAGTCCTCGGACTACCGGCTCTCGCCGTTCGAGCTCGAGAGCGTGCTCATTGAGCATCCCGCCGTGGCGGAGGCCGCCGTCGTGCCGTCGCCGGATCCGGTGCGCCTGTCCGTGCCGAAGGCATTCGTGGTGCTAGCCCCGGGGTATCAGGCTGGGCCCGAGCTCGCGGAGGAGATCCTGCGGTACTGCCGCGAGCACCTCGCGCCGTTCAAGCGCATTCGCCGGCTCGAGTTCAGCGAGCTTCCCAAGACGATTTCGGGCAAGATCCGTCGCGTCGAGCTGCGGCACGGTGAGGAGGCGCGGCATTCGGGGGACTTCGCCTCTGATGGGGGCGTTGAGTACTCCGAGGCCGACTTTCCGAGCCTGAAGGAGTAG
- a CDS encoding MarR family winged helix-turn-helix transcriptional regulator: MGAPLPRDPIGDAQRNWERRGWGEVAAPMAAITAIMRTQQILIGRIEEVLRPFGLTFARYELLALLSFARGGALPMSRASALLQVHPTSVTNAVDRLQDAGLVERSPHPTDGRTTLVGLTAEGRSLVQRATAALNSEVFAQSGFTDDDVEQLIRVLHGFRRRAGDFTDP, translated from the coding sequence GTGGGCGCTCCGCTTCCGCGCGATCCGATCGGCGATGCCCAGCGCAACTGGGAGCGGCGCGGGTGGGGCGAAGTCGCCGCGCCCATGGCTGCCATCACGGCCATCATGCGGACCCAACAGATCCTGATCGGACGCATCGAGGAGGTGCTCAGGCCGTTCGGCCTCACGTTCGCACGCTACGAGCTGCTCGCGCTGTTGAGCTTCGCGCGCGGGGGTGCCCTCCCCATGAGCCGGGCGAGCGCCCTCCTGCAGGTCCACCCGACCTCGGTGACCAACGCCGTCGACCGCCTCCAGGACGCCGGGCTCGTGGAGCGATCGCCCCACCCCACGGACGGCCGCACGACTCTCGTCGGGCTCACCGCCGAGGGCCGCTCCCTCGTGCAGCGGGCGACGGCGGCGCTCAACTCCGAGGTCTTCGCCCAGTCGGGCTTCACCGACGACGACGTCGAGCAGCTCATCCGCGTCCTGCACGGCTTCCGACGCCGAGCAGGAGACTTCACAGACCCCTAA
- the mmsB gene encoding 3-hydroxyisobutyrate dehydrogenase — MSENGAASGRIAFLGLGHMGAPMAANLVKAGKKVVGFDPFPPAAEAARALGVEVAESAAEAAEGADVVLTMLQTGQQVLGLYRGGDGDPGLLAGAAPGTLFLDCSTINVVEAREAAEVAVAAGHRFVDAPVSGGVVGAEAATLTFMVGAEGRDFAEVEPLLGLMGKRVVHCGGHGLGQAAKVCNNMILGVSMIAVSEAFVLGEKLGLTHEALFDVAAHASGQCWALTTNCPVPGPVPTSPANRDYRPGFAGTLMAKDLRLALQAIEHAGVAAQMGPLASKIYDEFAAGDGAHRDFSGIITDIRDRSSNP; from the coding sequence ATGAGCGAGAACGGAGCCGCAAGCGGGCGCATCGCATTCCTGGGACTCGGGCACATGGGTGCCCCCATGGCTGCCAACCTTGTGAAGGCCGGGAAGAAGGTCGTCGGCTTCGACCCGTTCCCGCCGGCCGCCGAGGCTGCTCGCGCCCTCGGTGTGGAGGTCGCGGAGTCCGCGGCCGAAGCGGCGGAGGGAGCCGACGTCGTCCTCACCATGCTGCAGACTGGCCAACAAGTCCTCGGCCTGTACCGCGGCGGCGATGGGGATCCGGGTCTGCTCGCTGGCGCGGCTCCCGGGACGCTGTTCCTCGACTGCTCGACGATCAACGTCGTGGAGGCCCGCGAGGCCGCCGAAGTCGCGGTCGCTGCTGGCCACCGCTTTGTCGACGCGCCTGTATCAGGCGGGGTTGTCGGGGCCGAAGCCGCGACGCTCACGTTCATGGTCGGCGCGGAGGGCAGGGACTTCGCCGAGGTCGAGCCGCTCCTGGGTCTCATGGGCAAGCGGGTTGTGCATTGCGGCGGCCACGGCCTCGGCCAGGCCGCCAAGGTGTGCAACAACATGATCCTCGGCGTCTCGATGATCGCGGTGTCCGAGGCGTTCGTGCTCGGTGAGAAGCTCGGCCTCACCCATGAGGCGCTGTTCGACGTCGCTGCGCATGCCTCCGGCCAATGCTGGGCCCTCACGACGAACTGTCCCGTCCCCGGTCCGGTTCCCACGAGCCCGGCGAATCGCGACTACCGGCCGGGTTTCGCTGGCACCCTCATGGCCAAGGACCTCCGGCTCGCGCTCCAGGCGATCGAGCATGCGGGCGTCGCGGCCCAGATGGGTCCGCTCGCCTCGAAGATCTACGACGAGTTCGCAGCGGGCGACGGCGCGCACCGAGACTTCTCGGGCATCATCACCGACATCCGCGACCGCTCCTCCAACCCCTAA
- a CDS encoding CoA-acylating methylmalonate-semialdehyde dehydrogenase encodes MVQQPSQTVYELSHYVGGQRVEGASGRFGDIFDPCAGRVQGRVPLASAEEVRSAIASAEKGQVEWAALNPQRRGRILLRFVDLVNAHLDELSEPLAREHGKTLADARSDVQRGIEVVEFAAGAPHLLKGEFSDGVGQGIDVHSLRQPLGVVAGISPFNFPAMIPLWQCGPALAAGNAFILKPSERDPSVPLRLAELFTEAGLPDGVFNVINGDKEAVDALLEDPRVKAIGFVGSTPIAQYIYATAAAHGKRAQCFGGAKNHMVIMPDADLDMAADALIGAAYGSAGERCMAISVAVPVGEETGDRLIAALESRIQGLTVGPSLDKGSDFGPVVTPAAKERIEGYIAAGVEEGATLVSDGRGASVEGYEGGFWVGPTLFDRVTPEMSIYRDEIFGPVLSVVRAEDYEDALRLCSENEYGNGVAIFTRDGDSARDFASRVEVGMVGVNVPIPVPIAYYTFGGWKASGFGDLNQHGPDAFRFYTKTKTVTSRWPSGIRQGAHFVMPEGS; translated from the coding sequence ATGGTGCAGCAGCCTTCCCAGACGGTGTACGAGCTTTCCCATTACGTTGGCGGCCAGCGGGTCGAGGGCGCGTCGGGACGCTTCGGCGACATCTTCGACCCGTGTGCCGGAAGGGTTCAGGGGCGAGTCCCGCTGGCCAGCGCGGAGGAAGTCCGCAGCGCCATCGCGAGCGCCGAGAAGGGCCAGGTCGAATGGGCGGCGCTCAATCCGCAGCGCCGGGGCCGCATCCTTCTCAGGTTCGTGGACCTCGTCAATGCCCACCTCGACGAGCTCTCCGAGCCCCTCGCCCGTGAGCACGGCAAGACGCTCGCGGATGCCCGAAGCGACGTCCAGCGTGGAATCGAGGTGGTGGAATTCGCCGCCGGAGCACCGCACCTCCTCAAGGGCGAATTCTCGGACGGCGTGGGCCAAGGCATCGATGTCCACTCACTGCGGCAGCCGCTCGGCGTCGTCGCCGGCATCTCGCCCTTCAACTTCCCCGCCATGATCCCGCTGTGGCAGTGCGGCCCCGCCCTCGCGGCGGGCAACGCGTTCATCCTCAAGCCCTCCGAGCGCGACCCTTCCGTGCCGCTGCGGCTCGCAGAGCTCTTCACCGAAGCGGGTCTGCCGGACGGCGTGTTCAACGTGATCAACGGGGACAAGGAAGCCGTTGACGCTCTCCTCGAGGACCCGCGCGTCAAGGCGATCGGTTTCGTCGGGTCGACGCCGATCGCGCAGTACATCTACGCGACCGCCGCAGCGCACGGAAAGCGCGCGCAGTGCTTCGGCGGGGCGAAAAACCACATGGTGATCATGCCGGACGCCGACCTCGACATGGCCGCTGACGCCCTCATCGGCGCCGCCTACGGCTCCGCGGGCGAGCGCTGCATGGCCATTTCCGTCGCGGTGCCGGTTGGCGAGGAGACTGGAGATCGCCTTATCGCCGCACTCGAAAGCCGCATCCAAGGCCTGACCGTCGGCCCAAGTCTCGACAAGGGCTCGGATTTCGGTCCCGTCGTGACGCCGGCCGCGAAGGAACGGATTGAGGGCTACATCGCGGCGGGGGTCGAGGAGGGCGCGACTCTCGTGAGCGACGGCCGCGGCGCCTCGGTGGAGGGTTACGAGGGCGGCTTCTGGGTCGGACCCACCCTCTTCGACCGGGTGACCCCGGAAATGAGCATCTACCGCGACGAGATCTTCGGGCCCGTGCTGAGCGTGGTCCGCGCTGAGGACTACGAAGATGCCCTACGGCTCTGCAGCGAGAACGAGTACGGCAACGGCGTCGCGATCTTCACGCGCGACGGCGACTCCGCCCGGGACTTCGCGAGCCGGGTCGAGGTGGGGATGGTCGGGGTGAACGTGCCGATCCCAGTGCCCATCGCGTACTACACCTTCGGAGGTTGGAAGGCCTCAGGCTTCGGCGATCTCAACCAGCACGGCCCAGACGCCTTCCGGTTCTATACGAAGACCAAGACCGTCACGAGCCGCTGGCCCTCGGGCATCCGGCAAGGCGCCCACTTCGTGATGCCGGAAGGGAGCTGA
- a CDS encoding metal ABC transporter ATP-binding protein: protein MRPAIQARGLCYAFDGNRVLESVSMEVPWGTVTALTGPNGAGKSTLVELLAGVRRPAGGVIERDADVALVVQRPAAPETLSLTVQDVVAMGTWGDRKYGRGARSSRERARNVSRAIARVEMGGLERRPFSALSGGQRQRALLAQGLARSARILILDEPAAGLDHESQTRARRILAEEADRGIAVLCVTHDRADIAAADHVLRLDRGVVLPESTHRAGPGPRAPGSGH from the coding sequence ATGCGACCAGCAATCCAAGCAAGGGGTCTTTGCTACGCCTTCGACGGCAACCGAGTGCTCGAGAGCGTGAGCATGGAGGTGCCGTGGGGCACGGTGACTGCGTTGACGGGTCCTAACGGTGCAGGGAAGTCGACGCTCGTGGAACTGCTAGCAGGAGTCCGCCGGCCGGCTGGAGGAGTCATCGAGCGTGACGCGGATGTCGCACTCGTCGTCCAGCGGCCAGCCGCACCCGAAACGCTCAGCCTCACCGTCCAGGACGTGGTCGCCATGGGAACCTGGGGTGATCGGAAATATGGACGTGGGGCCCGCTCCTCCCGCGAACGCGCCCGAAACGTGAGCCGTGCCATCGCTCGGGTGGAGATGGGCGGCTTGGAGCGACGCCCGTTCTCTGCCCTCTCGGGAGGCCAACGCCAACGAGCACTCCTCGCTCAGGGACTCGCCCGCTCCGCCCGGATCCTCATTCTCGACGAACCCGCCGCGGGCCTCGATCACGAGAGCCAGACTCGTGCCCGCCGAATCCTCGCCGAGGAGGCCGATCGCGGCATAGCAGTTCTCTGCGTCACCCATGATCGAGCCGACATTGCGGCGGCCGACCATGTCCTCCGGCTAGATCGAGGTGTCGTCCTCCCTGAGAGCACGCATCGAGCCGGGCCTGGCCCCCGCGCCCCAGGCTCTGGCCATTAG
- the aztB gene encoding zinc ABC transporter permease AztB: MPSLADPPVADFLVRALAGGMLAALICGVVGTWVVIRGMAFFGEAIGHGMLPGVAVATVLGMPALVGGALSAVAMSGMIGLLQKRGRLSYDTSIGLLFVGMLSLGVIVVSHSRTFATDATVMLFGDILAIGGSEILVLAVTAALTIAIAVAFHRSFVAVAFDERIAQALGLRPQLAKLLQVGLVTLAVMASYKAVGSLLVVGLLLAPAVAASPWTNRVPIRMCAAVAFGTAAVVLGLTVSWYASTAAGASIAAAAILLTCCSASAHRLWVRLAFLRAARHDQTHLSIDRKREKHP, translated from the coding sequence ATGCCTTCGCTCGCGGATCCTCCAGTCGCCGACTTTCTCGTTCGCGCGTTGGCCGGGGGGATGCTGGCCGCGCTGATCTGCGGAGTCGTAGGAACGTGGGTGGTGATCCGCGGGATGGCCTTCTTCGGAGAAGCCATCGGGCATGGCATGCTGCCCGGCGTCGCCGTCGCAACGGTGCTCGGCATGCCCGCCCTCGTAGGCGGCGCCCTCAGTGCGGTCGCGATGAGCGGAATGATCGGCCTACTCCAGAAGCGTGGGCGTCTTTCCTACGACACGAGCATCGGACTTCTGTTCGTTGGGATGCTCTCCCTCGGTGTCATCGTCGTCTCGCACTCACGAACATTCGCCACAGACGCCACAGTGATGTTGTTCGGGGACATTCTTGCCATTGGTGGGAGCGAGATTCTCGTACTGGCCGTCACCGCCGCGCTGACGATCGCGATCGCCGTTGCGTTCCATCGATCGTTCGTCGCTGTGGCGTTCGACGAGCGGATCGCCCAGGCTCTCGGGCTGCGGCCCCAGCTGGCGAAACTCCTGCAGGTGGGACTGGTCACGCTTGCGGTCATGGCGTCATACAAGGCAGTGGGATCGCTGTTGGTGGTTGGTCTTCTGCTCGCCCCAGCGGTAGCGGCGAGTCCGTGGACCAACAGGGTTCCCATCCGAATGTGCGCAGCTGTCGCATTCGGAACAGCCGCCGTCGTTCTCGGCCTGACCGTCTCCTGGTACGCCAGCACTGCTGCTGGCGCCTCGATCGCCGCAGCGGCCATTCTCCTCACCTGCTGCTCCGCGAGCGCCCACCGACTCTGGGTCCGGCTCGCGTTCCTGCGGGCCGCCCGCCACGACCAAACGCATCTGTCGATCGACCGTAAGAGGGAAAAGCATCCATGA